A single Wolbachia endosymbiont (group A) of Bibio marci DNA region contains:
- a CDS encoding acetyl-CoA carboxylase biotin carboxylase subunit: protein MTEKKYSKILIANRGEIACRIIRTARRMGISCVCVYSDADINSVHIRQADESRYIGPSPSCLSYLNIEKICEVAVETGAEAVHPGYGFLAENPDFPRALQKHNIDFIGPSAETIEVTANKITAKEAARKAGVNVVPGYMGKISDAAHAAQVAEEVGFPVMLKAASGGGGKGMRIVNSKKEIELAFTSATNEAEKSFKDGSIFIEKYIELPRHIEIQIIADKYGNIVCLGERECSIQRNNQKIIEETPSPFISEEVRQKMYAQCVSLAKQVGYFSAGTVEFVVDKDQNFYFLEVNTRLQVEHPVTEFITGIDIVEEMIRTSCGEKLRFNQDDIKLTGSAIESRICAEDPSKKFFPSSGRIKYYDNPDENDYVRIDDGVAAGSEISTFYDSMIAKVITYGKDRVEAISRMQKALSECYIEGVTNNIEFLESISHHPNFIAAKLHTRFIPDHYPSGFHGDFVTEEYIKVFIFVSLYVYLENEEKYHHKAVNETLVVVINDNKYSVNAKYQDNILTIVYNHNTYSVVGKWKSSYRLLNITINDDTDITLKVEKQGSKYFIRHAGMKAECCIFKPHVAELSKLMLNNETEGISVDAVKSPISGLLVKLHVNTGDQVEIGQPLFVVEAMKMENIICAEAAMVIKNIPVQEGKNVQIGDVVLALLS from the coding sequence ATGACGGAAAAGAAGTACAGTAAGATTTTAATAGCAAACAGAGGGGAAATTGCCTGCAGGATTATCAGAACTGCTCGTAGGATGGGTATATCTTGTGTATGCGTATATTCGGATGCGGATATAAATTCTGTGCATATAAGACAAGCAGATGAGTCAAGATATATCGGCCCTTCGCCATCTTGTCTCAGTTATTTAAACATTGAAAAAATATGTGAAGTAGCAGTTGAAACAGGTGCTGAGGCAGTTCATCCTGGCTACGGTTTTTTAGCAGAAAATCCAGATTTTCCACGTGCTCTTCAAAAACATAATATAGACTTCATCGGTCCCAGTGCAGAAACAATAGAAGTTACAGCCAACAAAATAACAGCAAAAGAAGCGGCAAGAAAAGCTGGAGTGAATGTAGTGCCAGGATATATGGGTAAGATCAGCGATGCTGCCCACGCAGCTCAAGTTGCTGAAGAGGTCGGTTTTCCCGTTATGCTCAAAGCTGCATCAGGCGGTGGTGGCAAAGGAATGCGAATTGTAAATTCCAAAAAAGAAATTGAACTAGCGTTCACATCAGCAACAAATGAAGCAGAGAAAAGTTTTAAGGATGGCAGTATCTTTATAGAGAAATATATAGAGTTACCAAGACATATTGAAATACAAATCATAGCAGATAAATATGGCAATATAGTGTGTCTTGGAGAAAGAGAATGCTCGATACAAAGGAATAATCAGAAAATAATAGAAGAAACTCCAAGTCCATTCATTAGTGAAGAAGTAAGACAAAAAATGTATGCCCAATGTGTTTCTTTAGCAAAGCAAGTTGGCTATTTTTCAGCAGGTACTGTTGAGTTTGTTGTAGATAAAGACCAAAACTTCTATTTTCTTGAGGTAAATACGAGATTACAAGTTGAGCATCCAGTAACAGAATTTATAACTGGAATAGACATAGTAGAAGAAATGATTAGAACTTCCTGTGGAGAAAAATTGAGATTCAATCAGGATGATATTAAACTTACTGGTTCTGCAATAGAAAGTAGAATTTGCGCTGAAGACCCATCAAAGAAATTTTTCCCTTCCAGCGGAAGAATAAAATATTACGATAACCCGGATGAAAATGATTATGTAAGAATAGATGATGGAGTTGCTGCAGGTTCAGAAATTAGCACGTTCTATGACTCAATGATTGCAAAAGTTATAACATATGGAAAAGATAGAGTAGAAGCGATCAGTAGAATGCAAAAAGCATTGTCTGAATGCTATATAGAAGGAGTAACAAATAATATAGAATTTCTAGAATCCATCTCCCATCACCCAAATTTTATTGCAGCAAAGCTCCACACGAGATTCATTCCAGACCATTACCCTAGTGGGTTTCACGGCGATTTTGTTACAGAAGAATATATAAAAGTATTTATTTTTGTTTCGTTATATGTTTATTTAGAAAACGAAGAAAAGTACCATCATAAAGCAGTGAATGAAACGCTTGTAGTTGTAATAAATGACAATAAGTACTCTGTAAATGCAAAGTACCAAGATAATATATTAACAATAGTATATAACCACAATACATACTCTGTAGTAGGCAAGTGGAAATCAAGTTATAGGTTGCTAAACATCACGATTAACGATGATACCGATATAACACTTAAAGTAGAAAAACAAGGCAGCAAATACTTCATAAGACATGCAGGCATGAAAGCTGAGTGTTGTATATTTAAACCTCATGTAGCTGAATTAAGTAAGTTAATGCTAAATAATGAAACAGAAGGGATTTCAGTAGATGCTGTAAAATCCCCAATATCTGGCTTATTAGTTAAGTTGCACGTAAATACAGGAGATCAGGTGGAAATAGGACAACCTTTATTTGTGGTGGAGGCAATGAAAATGGAAAATATTATATGTGCTGAAGCAGCAATGGTGATAAAAAATATTCCCGTTCAAGAAGGAAAAAATGTGCAGATTGGTGATGTAGTATTAGCTCTGCTTTCTTAA